The Helianthus annuus cultivar XRQ/B chromosome 16, HanXRQr2.0-SUNRISE, whole genome shotgun sequence genome includes a window with the following:
- the LOC110918433 gene encoding F-box protein At5g07610 — MVNTRRSKIRKTRNQNTPTTVVEDSDQKSSQSGSLIGSNDDLLTEILIRLPVTSILRFKSVSKHWLSLLTHSHLTQRYDKLSKSPGFFASNKYVPFDVENPNTPPFRSLDPYFDPSGFDILQSCNGLLLCSPDLGPKGHIAAPKYYVFNPTTKQLATIPPLLGGLKVHKTIRFMGLAYHQTDCPHYKLVCIRFLECFGEFLELFQLQTYSSDTGKWKISVESFHAIKPAFFYQGVYWNGAVFWGPYYQNYLYFKLDVEQLQTLPLPVGLPSSQIIAMYFGESRGHLHLIVRNRFQDYSLPLNVYEMLSDHSGWFVKYQLQLDELPGAFTKTVSWDGYCALNVIDVVRGEEEENTFLVLKTPEKLITYNVHDKSYKQIFNFRRYSYIGSSIFHRYTETLSSF; from the coding sequence ATGGTGAACACCAGAAgaagcaaaatcaggaaaacccgAAACCAAAACACCCCTACAACCGTGGTGGAGGATTCCGATCAGAAATCGTCTCAATCTGGATCATTGATTGGGTCCAACGATGACCTTTTAACCGAGATTCTTATCCGCCTCCCGGTTACCTCCATTCTTCGCTTCAAATCTGTTTCCAAACACTGGCTTTCGCTTTTGACTCACAGCCATCTCACCCAAAGGTATGATAAGCTTTCTAAATCCCCTGGGTTTTTTGCCAGCAATAAATATGTTCCCTTTGATGTTGAAAATCCAAACACTCCTCCTTTTCGTAGTCTTGATCCCTACTTTGATCCTTCGGGTTTTGATATCTTGCAATCTTGTAATGGGTTACTACTTTGCTCTCCTGATCTAGGGCCCAAAGGCCACATAGCTGCTCCTAAGTATTACGTATTTAATCCCACCACCAAGCAATTGGCAACCATCCCACCGCTTCTCGGAGGTTTGAAAGTCCATAAAACTATCCGTTTTATGGGTCTGGCCTATCATCAAACAGATTGTCCTCACTACAAGCTTGTTTGTATTCGttttttagagtgttttggggaGTTTCTTGAGCTGTTTCAGCTTCAAACCTACTCCTCTGATACGGGGAAATGGAAGATTTCTGTCGAATCTTTCCATGCGATTAAACCCGCCTTCTTTTACCAGGGGGTATATTGGAACGGGGCTGTTTTTTGGGGACCTTATTATCAAAATTACTTGTACTTTAAGTTAGATGTTGAGCAGCTGCAAACGTTACCTTTGCCCGTAGGGTTGCCGTCTTCTCAAATAATTGCAATGTACTTTGGAGAATCTAGAGGTCATCTACATTTAATAGTACGCAACAGGTTCCAAGACTATAGTTTACCCTTGAATGTGTATGAGATGTTGAGCGATCATTCGGGTTGGTTTGTCAAGTATCAACTACAACTTGATGAACTTCCGGGTGCTTTCACAAAGACGGTATCTTGGGACGGTTATTGTGCTCTCAACGTCATCGATGTGGTTAgaggtgaagaagaagaaaacaCGTTCCTGGTTCTGAAAACTCCCGAAAAGTTAATAACATATAATGTTCATGACAAGAGTTACAAACAAATATTTAATTTCAGGAGGTACTCCTATATAGGCTCTTCAATATTTCATCGTTACACTGAAACCCTGTCTTCTTTCTAA